ATCGTTTAGAAACCGATGGAACATCTTCACTAGAAATCCAGATTTTTAACTCTGCATCAAGGTCAAAGGTACCTGCCGTTTCAAGTGAGAAGCGTGATATGTTTTTATAAGGAAGCGATTTATATTCCATTTTACTGCCGGTTAAACCTTGTACATCTATAAGAATTAATCGCTTGTTTGTAAACATAAATACATCACGAAAAAGTTTAAAACCCAGTTCTACCGTTTCAGTTTCTATAAGTAAACGGCTGTATTTTTGAGTTAATTCTTCTGAAGAAACTTCGCTGGCGTTGCCCAGTATATTGTTAAATAATCCCATTGTGTTTTAGTTTAAAAAGTGTGTATTTTAATTGAACGTCTCTTGCTCGAGACGTTCTCTGTAAATCTAGCAATTAGGGCTTTAGTTTTTTAGAAGGATTTCATAAAACTAAAAAACCGCAGTCTCCTTTTAAGAAACCACGGTTTTTTTTACTGGGTTATTTGCTTCTTATTTTGAGTAAGCTCCTGATGAAT
The sequence above is a segment of the Leeuwenhoekiella sp. MAR_2009_132 genome. Coding sequences within it:
- a CDS encoding PH domain-containing protein: MGLFNNILGNASEVSSEELTQKYSRLLIETETVELGFKLFRDVFMFTNKRLILIDVQGLTGSKMEYKSLPYKNISRFSLETAGTFDLDAELKIWISSEDVPSVSKRFNKSIDVYAVQRLLAQKVM